A region of Nostoc sp. 'Peltigera membranacea cyanobiont' N6 DNA encodes the following proteins:
- the glmS gene encoding glutamine--fructose-6-phosphate transaminase (isomerizing): MCGIVGYIGTQAATDILLAGLEKLEYRGYDSAGIATVWEGEVNCVRAKGKLHNLRSKLEQIETPAQIGIGHTRWATHGKPEEYNAHPHLDTAKRVAVVQNGIIENYRDLREELKGKGHQFVSETDTEVIPHLIAEFLKHIPPSSTSSPFLEAIRQAVNHLHGAFAIAVISADYPDELIVVRQQAPLVIGFGQGEFFCASDTPAIVAYTRAVLPLENGEIARLTPLGVEIYNFAGDRLKKQPRLLNFNPAMVEKQGFKHFMLKEIHEQPGVVRASLDAYFNPVESTESPINLGLPADFYTDLEQIQIVACGTSWHAALIGKYLIEQLAEISTQVHYASEYRYAPSPITANTLIIGVTQSGETADTLAALTMEKERRQGKEPKYQARLLGITNRPESSLGHLVPHVISTLAGIEIGVAATKTFTAQLMAFYALALDLAARRQTVSKDTLDKIINGLRQIPKEIEATLANQESLTEQLAHEFAETKDFIFIGRGINFPIALEGALKLKEISYIHAEGYPAGEMKHGPIALLDAKVPVVAIAIPGTVYEKVISNAQEAKARDSRLIGVTPVNDGEAAEIFNDLLPISHVDELLSPILTVVPLQLLAYHIAARRGLDVDQPRNLAKSVTVE, from the coding sequence ATGTGCGGAATCGTTGGATATATAGGCACTCAAGCGGCCACAGACATTTTACTGGCTGGGCTGGAAAAACTAGAGTACAGGGGCTACGATTCTGCTGGAATCGCCACTGTTTGGGAAGGTGAGGTTAATTGTGTGCGGGCAAAGGGTAAACTGCATAACTTGCGTTCTAAACTGGAACAAATAGAAACTCCCGCCCAGATTGGTATTGGTCACACTCGCTGGGCAACTCATGGTAAACCAGAAGAATACAACGCCCATCCCCATTTGGATACGGCAAAGCGAGTGGCGGTTGTGCAAAATGGCATTATCGAAAATTACCGCGACTTACGCGAAGAACTTAAAGGAAAAGGACACCAGTTTGTTTCTGAAACTGATACTGAAGTAATTCCCCATCTCATAGCCGAATTTTTAAAGCATATTCCCCCCTCATCTACCTCATCTCCCTTCTTAGAAGCAATTCGCCAAGCTGTTAACCACTTACATGGGGCATTTGCGATCGCAGTTATTTCTGCTGACTACCCCGATGAATTGATTGTTGTCCGCCAACAAGCGCCTTTGGTAATTGGTTTTGGGCAAGGGGAATTCTTTTGTGCATCTGACACGCCTGCGATCGTTGCTTACACCCGTGCGGTGCTACCTCTGGAAAATGGCGAAATTGCCCGCCTTACACCTTTGGGCGTTGAGATTTACAATTTTGCTGGCGACAGGTTGAAAAAACAACCCCGCCTGCTCAACTTCAATCCCGCAATGGTAGAAAAGCAGGGATTCAAACACTTCATGCTCAAAGAAATCCACGAGCAACCAGGGGTAGTAAGAGCTAGTTTAGACGCTTACTTTAATCCAGTCGAATCTACCGAATCGCCAATCAATCTTGGTTTACCTGCGGATTTTTACACTGATTTAGAACAAATTCAGATTGTCGCCTGCGGTACGAGTTGGCACGCAGCATTAATCGGCAAATATTTAATCGAACAATTAGCAGAAATTTCAACTCAAGTACATTACGCTTCTGAGTATCGCTATGCACCATCACCCATCACGGCTAACACATTGATTATCGGTGTTACCCAATCAGGCGAAACTGCCGATACCCTAGCAGCTTTAACAATGGAAAAAGAACGTCGCCAAGGGAAAGAACCCAAATATCAAGCGCGACTATTGGGTATTACCAATCGACCTGAAAGCAGCCTCGGTCATCTAGTGCCGCATGTCATCAGTACTCTAGCGGGAATTGAAATTGGAGTGGCGGCGACAAAAACTTTTACTGCTCAACTGATGGCATTTTATGCTTTGGCATTGGATTTAGCGGCTCGTCGTCAGACTGTTTCAAAAGACACATTAGATAAAATTATTAATGGGTTGCGGCAGATTCCCAAAGAAATTGAGGCGACTTTGGCAAATCAAGAAAGTTTAACCGAACAGTTAGCCCACGAATTCGCCGAAACCAAAGATTTCATTTTTATAGGAAGAGGAATTAACTTTCCCATTGCTTTGGAAGGAGCATTGAAATTAAAAGAAATTAGCTATATTCACGCCGAAGGTTATCCGGCTGGAGAGATGAAGCATGGCCCGATCGCACTTTTAGATGCGAAAGTACCAGTAGTTGCGATCGCAATCCCTGGTACTGTGTACGAAAAAGTTATTTCTAATGCTCAAGAAGCCAAAGCTAGAGATTCTCGGTTAATTGGCGTGACTCCCGTCAACGATGGCGAAGCTGCGGAAATCTTTAACGATCTTCTTCCCATCTCTCATGTAGACGAATTACTTTCTCCGATTCTCACAGTAGTTCCTTTGCAACTATTGGCTTATCATATTGCCGCCCGTCGCGGTTTGGATGTCGATCAGCCCCGGAATTTGGCCAAGTCTGTAACGGTGGAATAG
- the cas6 gene encoding type I-MYXAN CRISPR-associated protein Cas6/Cmx6: MVQQDMVKEMSSYFSLPTQTPITETLTQTYPKETLTPKLPWVELRFSIIGQTIPVDHGYGLYSAIAHFQSQVHDIDTLGIHTIAGIPSEDGQIHLTDNSRLHIRLPVDKISLIYPLAGKSLKIGKHTIRLGIPEIYLLEPAERLRSRIVIIQGYQKPESFLAAAQRQLEQLGIQGKAFITKNTDGSPKRRSIKIKRFTVVGFGLEIINLSNEDSLTLLRYGIGGKRKMGCGVFVPVKIKGNAS, translated from the coding sequence TTGGTTCAACAAGATATGGTGAAAGAGATGAGTAGCTATTTTAGCTTACCTACCCAAACCCCCATAACAGAAACTTTAACCCAAACCTACCCAAAAGAAACTTTAACGCCTAAGTTACCCTGGGTTGAATTACGTTTTAGCATCATTGGTCAGACTATACCTGTGGATCACGGTTATGGCTTGTATTCTGCGATCGCTCATTTTCAATCCCAAGTTCACGACATAGATACATTGGGTATTCACACTATTGCAGGTATTCCCAGCGAGGATGGTCAAATTCATCTGACTGATAATTCCAGGCTTCACATTCGCCTACCTGTGGACAAAATCAGTCTAATCTATCCGTTAGCAGGGAAGTCCCTGAAAATTGGTAAGCATACAATTCGCTTGGGGATTCCTGAAATTTATTTGCTTGAGCCAGCTGAGAGATTGCGATCGCGTATAGTGATTATCCAGGGTTATCAAAAACCAGAATCATTTTTAGCAGCAGCACAGCGTCAGTTAGAACAACTGGGTATCCAGGGAAAAGCCTTTATTACCAAAAATACTGATGGTAGCCCAAAACGTAGAAGTATCAAAATCAAGCGCTTTACGGTTGTGGGTTTTGGGTTAGAAATCATTAATCTCAGCAATGAAGATTCACTAACATTGCTGAGATATGGGATTGGGGGAAAGCGCAAGATGGGCTGTGGCGTTTTTGTGCCTGTGAAGATAAAGGGAAATGCAAGTTAA
- a CDS encoding chloride channel protein, with the protein MTLLPPTQLRKVTEQPAFPTPSTRLAQLINRFQPSPETVVLFLAMLIGGGAGMGVVTFHYLIQLIHQLMLENLMGQIGIWGAWTLACVPTLGGLIVGLMRWRTQDFGPGLSSLIAASQGTEIKRPLRPVTKMLAASVSLGSGASLGPEGPSVEIGANFGMLFSVILNVSQERQRLLLGAGAAAGLAAGFNAPIAGVFFALEVVMGATSFATSAVSVVLLAAVVAALIAQIGLGAQPAFDLPAYQVRSPLELPLYLGLGLGASLVSLAYTQSIRVAKACFAGKVPGFAFLGRIPEPIHPIIGGVIIGAVALHFPQILGVGYETVEAMLQDVEFPLSLLVVLLVVKLLMTAISAGSGFIGGLFAPAMFLGASFGSAYAKILAVIFPAICDQMAAPPAYAMVGMAAVLAASVRAPLTAILMLFELTRDYRIVLPLMAAVGLSVWLVERIKPTFNSNSNLQQIGLSELKDEKAEIVQQILVEDAMHPSPKKLPATLGVLDAAVEMIRDRTRSALVIDAAEQLVGILSLEDINYALAFWQTSPNSLTEIPDNLSSQTLIDICTTEILYAWQDELLSEALDRMSLRGLHQLPVVARDKPDRVLGLLEKEQIALTCNLAVTRKALSHYLPVLPTTDIVISH; encoded by the coding sequence ATGACTCTCTTGCCTCCCACTCAACTGAGGAAGGTAACGGAACAACCTGCCTTTCCTACACCTTCCACTCGTTTAGCTCAACTCATTAATCGTTTTCAACCATCGCCAGAAACCGTTGTCCTGTTTTTAGCCATGCTCATTGGCGGTGGTGCTGGTATGGGTGTAGTCACCTTTCATTATTTAATCCAGTTGATTCACCAGCTAATGCTGGAAAATTTAATGGGTCAAATCGGTATCTGGGGTGCTTGGACTTTAGCCTGCGTTCCCACCCTTGGCGGGTTAATCGTTGGCTTGATGCGATGGCGCACTCAAGATTTTGGCCCTGGACTTTCATCTCTCATCGCCGCCTCTCAGGGAACAGAGATTAAGCGACCACTACGACCAGTTACAAAAATGCTGGCCGCATCTGTTTCCTTGGGGAGCGGTGCTTCTTTAGGCCCAGAGGGGCCAAGTGTAGAAATTGGTGCAAATTTTGGGATGTTGTTCTCTGTGATTCTCAATGTATCTCAAGAGCGACAACGTTTGCTGTTGGGTGCTGGCGCGGCAGCTGGACTGGCGGCGGGATTTAATGCTCCCATTGCTGGAGTATTTTTTGCCCTAGAGGTGGTGATGGGGGCGACATCTTTTGCTACTTCTGCGGTAAGTGTAGTACTGCTAGCGGCGGTGGTAGCAGCATTAATTGCCCAAATTGGTTTGGGCGCACAACCTGCTTTTGATTTACCTGCTTACCAAGTCCGCAGTCCTTTGGAATTACCCCTTTATCTTGGCTTGGGTTTAGGAGCGAGTCTTGTTTCTCTGGCTTATACTCAATCTATTCGGGTAGCAAAAGCCTGCTTTGCTGGGAAGGTTCCAGGTTTTGCCTTTTTGGGACGAATTCCTGAACCGATTCATCCAATTATTGGCGGTGTGATAATTGGCGCAGTTGCTTTGCATTTCCCGCAAATTCTGGGTGTGGGTTATGAAACTGTAGAAGCGATGCTTCAGGATGTGGAGTTTCCCCTTTCCCTCTTGGTGGTGCTGTTGGTGGTGAAGCTACTGATGACTGCAATTAGTGCGGGTAGTGGTTTCATCGGCGGTTTGTTTGCACCAGCCATGTTTTTAGGTGCTTCTTTTGGTTCAGCTTACGCCAAAATTTTGGCTGTGATATTCCCCGCTATTTGCGATCAAATGGCAGCTCCCCCAGCTTATGCAATGGTAGGAATGGCAGCAGTGTTAGCTGCTAGTGTCAGAGCGCCGTTAACGGCTATTTTAATGCTGTTTGAATTAACCCGCGACTATCGCATTGTTTTACCGTTGATGGCAGCTGTGGGTTTGAGTGTTTGGCTAGTGGAAAGGATTAAACCAACTTTTAACTCTAACTCTAATCTACAACAGATTGGTCTTTCGGAATTGAAAGATGAAAAAGCGGAAATTGTGCAGCAAATTTTGGTAGAAGATGCCATGCATCCTTCTCCAAAAAAGTTACCTGCAACCCTTGGTGTGTTAGATGCAGCTGTGGAAATGATCCGCGATCGCACCCGGAGTGCTTTAGTAATTGATGCAGCCGAGCAATTAGTTGGTATACTTTCTCTGGAAGATATTAACTATGCCCTTGCTTTTTGGCAAACGTCCCCAAATTCGCTAACTGAAATTCCAGATAATTTATCCAGTCAGACTCTAATAGACATTTGTACGACTGAAATCCTCTATGCATGGCAGGATGAACTATTATCTGAAGCTTTAGACCGCATGAGTCTTCGAGGTTTGCATCAATTACCAGTAGTAGCACGAGACAAACCCGATCGCGTTTTGGGTTTACTAGAAAAAGAGCAAATTGCCTTGACCTGCAATTTAGCAGTTACACGCAAGGCACTTAGTCACTATTTACCAGTCTTACCCACCACAGATATAGTTATTAGTCATTAG
- a CDS encoding TnsD family Tn7-like transposition protein, with amino-acid sequence MLSFFPQLYPDELLYSGLARYHIRSGNTSFRQTEIELFGYYSQQICRVILPSNLNYLVNNLPLRSKQTVENIIQNHSLYPFYATFLIPQEAWVVRESMKKKLNGSILEMAKIAFNSTDRAKKFLKFCPICMEEDTQKFGEGYWHRFHQIPGVMVCSVHNSALYDSSVIVETRNTHYHAASPDNCILNTNTRNYTEGTLRNLIVLAREVEWLISNNMDFKGLAWLRSQYKHYLVNKKLITLFPGRKFIFKEKDFSKSIFNFYGQNFFETINQNCIKNPDKYFSNCLLACDINPVIDRIIHILIINFLANSLENFFR; translated from the coding sequence ATGCTCAGTTTTTTTCCACAACTTTATCCTGATGAGCTTTTGTATAGTGGTTTAGCTCGATATCATATTAGGAGTGGTAACACAAGTTTTAGGCAAACAGAAATAGAGCTATTTGGATATTATTCTCAACAAATATGTAGAGTTATTTTACCTAGTAACTTAAATTATCTAGTTAATAACTTACCCTTGCGTTCAAAGCAGACTGTAGAAAATATAATTCAAAATCATAGTTTATACCCTTTCTATGCGACTTTTCTAATTCCACAGGAAGCTTGGGTAGTAAGAGAATCAATGAAGAAAAAACTAAATGGCTCTATCTTAGAGATGGCTAAAATAGCTTTTAATTCTACCGATAGAGCAAAAAAGTTTCTCAAGTTTTGTCCTATATGTATGGAAGAAGATACGCAAAAATTTGGAGAAGGTTACTGGCATCGGTTTCACCAAATTCCTGGTGTAATGGTTTGCTCTGTTCATAATTCAGCTCTATATGATAGCTCAGTTATTGTCGAAACGCGAAACACACACTATCATGCTGCAAGTCCAGATAATTGTATTCTCAATACGAACACAAGAAATTATACAGAAGGAACTTTGCGAAACTTAATAGTGTTAGCCAGGGAAGTTGAGTGGCTAATTAGTAATAATATGGATTTTAAAGGTTTAGCTTGGCTTCGCAGCCAATATAAGCATTATTTAGTTAATAAAAAATTAATCACACTTTTTCCAGGTAGGAAATTTATATTTAAAGAGAAAGATTTTTCTAAATCTATCTTTAACTTTTATGGACAAAACTTTTTTGAAACTATTAATCAAAATTGTATTAAAAATCCCGATAAATATTTTTCTAATTGCCTGCTAGCCTGTGATATAAACCCAGTCATTGACCGAATCATACATATTCTAATTATAAATTTTCTAGCTAACTCTCTAGAAAATTTTTTTAGGTAA
- a CDS encoding TnsA endonuclease C-terminal domain-containing protein produces MVRGRGEWTQAKFERYRKEGRGRGSGKDYKPWITIQDFPSKGRSSRTPGWKSNRVHHFLSDQEKRLFYLFEWSDVVTDTREQFPLDDLDLAMSIATEMGIKYPVDLQSGTPYVLTTDFMLTVNQNGKQVQIARTVKQSTELEKKRVIEKLELERRYYLAKSIDWGIVTENEIPRLLAENVEWIHSAYNLEANSEMDIPQLHELGTILKSKLQEHDTAINRVTTALDKEMNIKSGTSLYMFKHLIAAKKIIINMLETKISACPSSKVIEKIIF; encoded by the coding sequence ATGGTTAGAGGCAGAGGAGAATGGACGCAAGCCAAATTTGAGCGCTATAGAAAAGAAGGTCGTGGGCGGGGGAGTGGTAAAGACTATAAGCCCTGGATTACAATCCAAGATTTTCCCTCGAAAGGTCGGTCGTCTAGGACTCCTGGCTGGAAAAGCAACCGAGTACATCATTTCTTGTCAGACCAAGAAAAACGATTATTTTATTTATTTGAGTGGTCAGATGTCGTCACAGATACAAGAGAGCAATTCCCTCTAGACGACCTTGACCTAGCGATGAGTATTGCTACGGAGATGGGTATAAAGTATCCTGTAGACCTACAAAGTGGTACTCCTTATGTCTTAACAACTGATTTCATGCTTACAGTAAATCAGAATGGAAAGCAGGTTCAGATTGCCCGAACAGTTAAGCAATCAACAGAGCTAGAGAAAAAGCGAGTAATTGAAAAATTGGAATTAGAGAGGCGGTACTACTTAGCAAAAAGCATAGACTGGGGAATTGTTACAGAAAATGAAATTCCAAGGCTATTAGCGGAAAATGTTGAGTGGATTCATTCTGCCTATAATTTAGAAGCAAATTCTGAAATGGATATTCCCCAATTGCATGAGCTAGGAACTATTTTAAAATCCAAGCTTCAGGAACACGATACGGCAATAAATAGAGTAACTACCGCTCTAGATAAAGAAATGAATATCAAGTCTGGTACATCACTTTACATGTTTAAGCATTTAATTGCCGCAAAAAAAATCATTATAAATATGTTGGAGACAAAAATATCTGCTTGTCCTTCCAGCAAAGTTATCGAAAAAATTATATTTTAG
- a CDS encoding ATP-binding protein, which produces MDGKNEREWVEIPNGDWAAIAKYSDHKLPEYNINPLVQALPPILSRDEFVERVTEVPDYDSVETELEPQYRFHCIERLSRYFDPQNKTIELQKVIAVLIMQGYIARNILKPEYTRRSRQIYDAIKDGGGKTLENYVYVPTSASGLTLIGPSGMGKSTNLLNILSLYPQVILHPEYTTFQIVWLKVDCPRSLKGLCTDIFLAVDRLLGTSYFKKFGSRGNSEDYMLAQVAQIAHTHHLGVLVIDEMQNLVNARRNRDDLLNFLVKMDNTIGVPVIRVGTNEAFPILQGNFRNARRGTGQGSVIWERMLQDDDWDFFLTGIWEYQWTKTPVDFSDEINEAFYYECQGIIDIAIKLYKMIQWRAISLGGDEKITVDLIHQSAKDGLYLVKPMLDAIRSGDQDWMIKYKDIAPINAIEYKNKCLSELESRDLEEVRRLARKQQNRGNQSVKLRHIIVELVKLDVEPSVAKECAEKVLEINEDNADIPSLLKEAYIYALQGEPVKKGTAKTNIRKTKPKYQSNDIRQIVENAKNKKNPAYQDLKAADIIKNPLQDFINIE; this is translated from the coding sequence GTGGACGGAAAGAATGAGCGTGAATGGGTTGAAATTCCAAATGGTGATTGGGCTGCTATTGCTAAATATAGTGACCATAAGTTACCTGAATATAATATTAATCCCCTAGTTCAGGCATTACCTCCTATCCTTTCAAGAGATGAGTTTGTTGAAAGAGTGACAGAAGTGCCTGATTATGATTCTGTAGAGACGGAGCTAGAGCCACAGTATAGATTTCATTGCATTGAACGATTATCGAGATATTTTGATCCACAGAATAAGACAATCGAGCTACAGAAGGTAATTGCTGTATTAATTATGCAAGGCTATATAGCTCGAAATATTTTGAAGCCAGAATATACACGTAGGTCAAGGCAAATCTATGATGCTATAAAAGATGGCGGCGGTAAAACATTGGAAAATTATGTTTATGTTCCTACCTCTGCATCAGGGCTGACACTGATTGGCCCATCAGGAATGGGCAAGTCAACTAATCTGCTGAATATTTTGTCTTTATACCCGCAGGTCATTCTTCATCCAGAATATACTACTTTCCAAATTGTTTGGCTGAAAGTTGATTGTCCTCGCTCTTTGAAAGGTTTGTGTACTGATATTTTTCTTGCTGTTGACAGGCTTCTTGGAACTAGCTACTTCAAGAAATTTGGTTCTAGAGGTAATTCAGAAGACTATATGTTAGCTCAAGTTGCCCAAATTGCTCATACCCATCACTTAGGAGTTTTGGTTATAGATGAAATGCAAAATTTGGTGAACGCAAGAAGGAATAGAGATGATTTATTAAATTTTTTAGTCAAAATGGATAACACTATCGGAGTTCCAGTAATTCGAGTGGGAACAAACGAGGCTTTTCCAATTTTACAAGGTAATTTTCGGAATGCTAGAAGAGGAACAGGGCAAGGAAGTGTCATTTGGGAGAGAATGCTTCAAGATGATGACTGGGATTTCTTCCTCACGGGAATATGGGAGTATCAGTGGACAAAAACTCCTGTTGATTTTTCTGATGAAATTAACGAAGCTTTCTACTACGAGTGTCAAGGAATTATTGATATTGCTATCAAGCTCTATAAAATGATTCAATGGAGGGCAATTTCGCTCGGAGGTGATGAGAAAATTACTGTTGACTTAATTCACCAATCAGCGAAAGACGGACTATATTTAGTCAAACCAATGCTGGATGCTATAAGGTCAGGAGATCAGGATTGGATGATTAAATACAAAGATATTGCTCCCATTAATGCTATAGAATACAAAAACAAGTGTTTATCTGAGCTTGAATCTAGGGACTTAGAAGAAGTTCGCAGATTAGCACGTAAGCAGCAAAACAGGGGAAATCAATCAGTAAAGCTACGTCATATTATTGTTGAACTTGTGAAGTTAGATGTAGAGCCTTCTGTAGCTAAAGAGTGTGCTGAAAAAGTTCTTGAAATTAATGAAGATAATGCAGATATTCCTTCGTTGCTAAAAGAAGCATATATTTATGCTTTGCAAGGCGAGCCAGTTAAGAAAGGCACTGCAAAGACGAACATACGCAAAACAAAGCCAAAATATCAGAGTAATGATATTCGCCAAATTGTCGAGAATGCCAAAAATAAAAAAAATCCTGCTTATCAAGACTTAAAAGCAGCAGATATAATTAAAAATCCACTTCAAGACTTTATCAATATTGAGTAG
- a CDS encoding DDE-type integrase/transposase/recombinase, protein MHEDLFINDLIEWESDGNSQLIERIIWIDEGYVIAFVLDINSKKGLPEPKKVSEILEAMSEGLAFKQKQDPWARIIREENLTDRDKEYRDKAWEIISSLVVQEPSIYYRNIRGSLVRQVIKSYNEGREKDKLVERTVYGYMRRFWQRGKTKNALIPDFINSSGKGKIRGDSNKKRGRPKKYSYDPEIGEGVNVTEEDRRIFRIAISRFYNNPKENYFTTAYELMVKEFYKEGVRYDENGVRKSILTPTEKIPTITQFKYWYQIEQYDVTKTLISRIGAKKFALENRAILGTSKMETIGPGSRYQIDATVGDVYLVSKYNRNWIIGRPVIYVIIDVFSRMITGFYIGLEGPSWIGAMMALTNVAADKVMLCQEYNIDIAEEQWSCNQMPDAILGDRGELAGMAVEPLIPNLYVRIENAASYRADWKGLVERHFRTIHEYVKPFLPGYVDTDFRQRGARDYRLDSKLDIDQFAEIIIRLIIFHNNKPLNEYERDEAMIADDVPPIPRELWEWGIANRSGRLRSFPEDIVKLNLMPTEKATITAKGIKLRGKDMYYSCDQAEKEQWFEKARSNMLSKSEKSLIVSYDIRNPNFIYLPLEDGRNFEKCFLIDPEGRYINKNFYDIEYMLAYEELQQQKTQGKTLQEKVDLIADIEHIVSKAENMTEAAQDEPLSKSKKVAGIRENRAFEKAKRRENEGFELAKTETPTSTEAVETNNESLKPPKSLQPNHLDILKQKRLERKRGRKE, encoded by the coding sequence ATGCATGAAGATTTATTTATCAATGACCTTATCGAGTGGGAATCAGATGGAAATAGTCAACTGATCGAAAGAATTATTTGGATCGACGAAGGTTATGTTATTGCCTTTGTTCTTGATATTAATTCTAAAAAAGGTTTGCCAGAACCGAAGAAAGTATCTGAAATTTTAGAAGCTATGTCTGAAGGTCTTGCATTTAAGCAGAAACAAGACCCTTGGGCAAGAATAATTCGTGAGGAAAATTTAACAGATAGAGATAAAGAGTATAGAGATAAAGCTTGGGAAATAATTTCATCTTTAGTTGTCCAGGAACCTTCAATATATTATAGGAATATTCGAGGTTCTCTGGTAAGACAAGTTATTAAAAGCTATAACGAAGGAAGAGAAAAAGATAAATTAGTAGAAAGAACTGTTTATGGATACATGAGACGATTTTGGCAAAGGGGAAAAACAAAAAATGCTTTGATCCCTGATTTTATCAATTCATCAGGTAAGGGTAAAATTAGAGGAGATTCAAATAAAAAGAGAGGAAGACCTAAAAAATATTCATACGACCCAGAAATTGGTGAAGGGGTCAATGTCACGGAAGAGGATAGGAGAATTTTTAGAATAGCTATTAGCAGATTTTACAATAATCCAAAGGAAAACTATTTCACAACTGCCTACGAGTTGATGGTAAAGGAGTTTTATAAAGAAGGAGTCAGATATGACGAGAATGGTGTTAGAAAATCTATTCTAACTCCGACTGAGAAAATACCTACAATTACCCAATTCAAATATTGGTATCAAATTGAGCAATATGATGTAACAAAAACTTTGATATCTCGAATAGGAGCGAAGAAATTTGCTCTAGAAAATAGAGCTATTTTGGGAACCTCTAAAATGGAAACTATTGGCCCCGGTTCTCGATATCAAATTGATGCTACAGTCGGAGATGTATATTTAGTTTCTAAATACAATCGTAACTGGATAATTGGTAGACCAGTTATATACGTAATTATTGATGTTTTTAGTCGAATGATAACGGGTTTTTATATCGGTTTAGAGGGGCCGTCTTGGATAGGAGCAATGATGGCTTTAACTAATGTAGCCGCAGATAAAGTCATGCTTTGTCAGGAATATAACATTGATATTGCTGAAGAACAATGGTCTTGTAATCAAATGCCAGATGCAATTTTAGGAGACAGAGGAGAATTGGCAGGAATGGCTGTAGAGCCATTAATCCCTAATCTTTATGTTCGTATCGAAAATGCAGCTTCCTACCGAGCAGATTGGAAGGGTTTAGTCGAAAGGCACTTTCGTACTATTCATGAGTATGTAAAGCCTTTCTTACCTGGTTATGTGGATACAGATTTTAGACAAAGAGGCGCAAGAGATTATCGACTGGATAGTAAACTCGATATAGACCAATTTGCTGAAATTATTATTCGTTTAATTATTTTCCACAATAATAAACCTCTTAATGAATATGAGAGGGATGAAGCGATGATTGCTGATGATGTACCTCCTATCCCTAGAGAGTTATGGGAGTGGGGTATCGCTAATCGCTCTGGTAGACTTAGAAGCTTTCCTGAAGATATTGTCAAATTAAACCTAATGCCAACTGAAAAAGCCACCATCACTGCTAAAGGCATTAAACTCAGAGGCAAGGATATGTACTATAGCTGTGATCAAGCAGAAAAGGAACAATGGTTTGAAAAAGCTAGAAGCAATATGCTCTCTAAATCAGAGAAATCGTTAATAGTTTCTTATGATATTAGGAACCCTAATTTTATTTACCTCCCATTAGAGGATGGTAGAAATTTTGAAAAGTGTTTTCTTATCGACCCAGAAGGTAGATACATTAACAAAAACTTTTATGATATTGAGTATATGCTTGCTTACGAAGAATTACAACAGCAGAAAACTCAAGGCAAAACACTACAGGAAAAAGTTGATTTAATAGCAGATATAGAACATATAGTTAGTAAAGCAGAAAACATGACTGAGGCGGCTCAGGATGAACCATTAAGTAAGAGCAAAAAAGTTGCTGGTATTAGAGAAAATAGGGCTTTTGAAAAGGCTAAACGACGTGAAAATGAGGGATTTGAGCTAGCAAAAACAGAAACTCCAACTAGCACGGAAGCTGTAGAGACGAACAATGAAAGCTTAAAACCACCCAAATCGTTGCAACCTAATCATCTTGATATTCTTAAGCAGAAACGACTGGAGCGTAAACGTGGACGGAAAGAATGA
- the psaC gene encoding photosystem I iron-sulfur center protein PsaC, whose translation MSHSVKIYDTCIGCTQCVRACPTDVLEMVPWDGCKAAQIASSPRTEDCVGCKRCETACPTDFLSIRVYLGAETTRSMGLAY comes from the coding sequence ATGTCTCATTCTGTCAAAATCTACGATACCTGCATTGGCTGCACCCAATGCGTCCGCGCTTGCCCTACTGATGTACTTGAGATGGTTCCTTGGGACGGCTGTAAAGCTGCTCAAATTGCCTCTTCACCCCGTACAGAAGACTGTGTTGGCTGTAAGCGCTGCGAAACCGCTTGTCCCACTGACTTTTTGAGCATCCGGGTTTACCTGGGCGCTGAAACAACTCGCAGTATGGGTCTGGCTTACTAA